The following are encoded together in the Chaetodon auriga isolate fChaAug3 chromosome 4, fChaAug3.hap1, whole genome shotgun sequence genome:
- the zfyve27 gene encoding protrudin isoform X4, with product MTMHSVSQDSSQGAGEGGELVHTLSKETPGSPDASELGSPRCTPNFDLFNMVVSYKRMALFLEPVADAVELTRFLLGWKMPVCSLLVCVFLNVFFCTVNEVGWFTVGVMALCVPAALGYLQDRCGGRASEAELQRRRFHAVHRRDLQTVDLSKQEAMLEVKDLLKHLDDMLSSACLSAEAIYKVLYWDNHSKSSRFYGGMLMLVCLIYTAPVGWVLAGLNSAIFLWNRDFCRVLLDLRKLFHMGQAQASEGASEEQDQGNLLDRTPTPTSLEDLSPGSVEEAEEAEPDDEFKDAIEEDDDGPLGAPEYDTISENGLLSRNEPIRSKVSKLTEKLRKRYPTTSTGNCSSCNAVFSVLKKRRNCSNCGNSFCSRCCSFKVLRSCMGATAPEAQRETVFVCAACNSSLIKLQ from the exons ATGACAATGCACAGTGTGTCCCAGGACTCCTCACAGGGTGCAGGAGAAGGGGGGGAACTGGTGCACACATTATCTAAAGAGACCCCCGGGTCCCCAGATGCCTCTGAGTTGGGGAGCCCGCGCTGTACTCCAAACTTTGACCTCTTCAACATGGTGGTGTCCTATAAGAGGATGGCTCTGTTTCTAGAGCCAGTTGCAGATGCAGTGGAGCTGACCCGCTTCCTGCtcgg aTGGAAGATGCCCGTGTGCTCTCTGCtcgtctgtgtgtttctcaatGTCTTCTTCTGCACCGTTAATGAAG TGGGTTGGTTCACAGTGGGTGTGATGGCTCTGTGTGTGCCAGCTGCCCTGGGTTACCTGCAGGACAGGTGTGGGGGCAGAGCCTCAGAAGCTGAGCTCCAGAGGAGGCGTTTCCACGCCGTGCACCGCAGAGACCTGCAGACCGTTGATCTCAGCAAACAGGAGGCCATGCTGGAAGTCAAAGACCT gtTGAAGCACCTGGACGACATGCtgtcctctgcctgcctgtcagcAGAGGCTATTTACAAGGTCCTATACTGGGATAATCACAGCAAGTCATCAAG GTTCTATGGAGGGATGTTAATGTTGGTGTGTCTGATCTACACGGCTCCTGTGGGGTGGGTGCTCGCTGGGCTCAACAGCGCCATCTTCCTGTGGAACAGAGACTTCTGTAGAG TTTTGTTGGACCTGAGGAAGCTGTTCCACATGGGCCAGGCCCAGGCCTCAGAGGGGGCGAGTGAAGAACAGGACCAGGGCAACTTGTTGGACAGGACGCCCACACCAACTAGTCtggag GACCTGTCTCCTGGCAGTGTGGAGGAAGCTGAGGAAGCCGAGCCTGATGATGAATTCAAGGATGCCATTGAG gAGGATGATGACGGGCCTCTCGGAGCTCCCGAGTATGACACCATCTCTGAAAATGGACTGTTGAGCCGCAACGAACCAATACGCAGCAAGGTGTCCAAACTGACGGAGAAACTGCGTAAACGCTACCCCACCACCAGCACAG GAAACTGCTCGAGCTGCAATGCCGTCTTCTCCGTGCTGAAGAAAAGG AGGAACTGCAGTAACTGTGGCAACAGCTTCTGCTCCCGATGCTGCTCCTTCAAGGTGCTGAGATCTTGCATGGGGGCAACAG ctccagaggcccagagagagactgtgtttgtttgtgctgcctGTAATTCGTCTCTCATCAAGCTGCAATGA
- the golga7ba gene encoding golgin A7 family, member Ba, with protein sequence MATEFHNLQELRHSASLANKVFIQRDYSEGTTCKFQTKFPSELESRIERTLFEDTVKTLNNYYAEAEKIGGQSYLEGCLACATAYLIFLCMETRYEKVLKKIAKYIQEQNEKIYAPRGLLITDPIERGMRVIEISIYEDRGSSGSSSGSSSVSGSTAR encoded by the exons ATGGCGACAGAG TTCCACAATCTGCAGGAGTTGAGGCACAGTGCGTCTCTGGCGAACAAAGTCTTCATCCAGAGAGACTACAGCGAAGGAACCACCTGCAAGTTTCAGACCAAGTTCCCCTCTGAGCTGGAGAGCAGG ATTGAGCGGACACTGTTTGAGGACACAGTGAAGACGCTGAATAACTACTACGCCGAGGCAGAAAAGATAGGAGGCCAGTCCTACCTGGAGGGGTGTCTGGCCTGTGCTACTGCATATCTTATCTTCCTCTGCATGGAGACGCGTTACGAGAAG gTGCTGAAAAAGATAGCGAAGTACATTCAGGAGCAGAATGAGAAGATCTACGCTCCCAGAGGGCTGCTCATCACAGATCCCATAGAAAGGGGAATGCGTGTC ATAGAGATCTCCATCTATGAAGACCGGGGCTCCAGTGGTTCCAGCTCAGGGAGCAGCTCCGTGTCCGGCAGCACTGCTCGATGA
- the r3hcc1l gene encoding R3H and coiled-coil domain-containing protein 1-like, producing the protein MEPEQPKEDCAPAQPTPTPPSQSKRPSQALYVPKQRLHGSKDKTQTEGAVKPRPRPRYTDKARKNAKNKKDKAGAAGKGVNVGGEDGGEIRDGDTKTEVKDERLQDTEGQVNGHSDATSVDADAASRLEAASLQEEQGEEESWDTLFNDDGDCLDPHLLEELAIKEGRKKESIQQPRFDYYNMDGDDDDDIDLRDDELSHIVEIYDFPVEFKTEDLLKLFQCYQQRGFDIKWIDESHALGLFSSPIAAREALRSKHPLMKLRPLSKSSSATKAKARSCSDYLLPAKERPQTSAALARKLVIGALGVKSNLTKEQREAERRKLQEAREQKRLAAKQKEDAWEGK; encoded by the exons ATGGAGCCGGAACAGCCAAAAGAAGACTGTGCTCCAGCCCAGCCAACACCCACACCTCCATCTCAGTCAAAAAGGCCAAGTCAGGCTCTGTACGTCCCCAAGCAACGACTTCATGGCTCCAAAGACAAAACTCAGACCGAGGGAGCAGTAAAACCAAGACCCAGGCCTCGCTACACAGACAAGGCAAGGAAAAATGCCAAGAACAAGAAGGACAAGGCTGGAGCAGCGGGTAAGGGAGTGAATGTcggaggagaagatggaggtgAGATACGGGATGGTGACACCAAGACTGAGGTGAAGGACGAGCGGTTACAGGACACAGAGGGGCAGGTCAACGGGCACTCTGACGCAACCAGTGTGGACGCAGATGCTGCCTCACGACTGGAAGCAGCATCCCTTCAGGaagagcagggggaggaggagagctgggaCACCTTGTTCAATGATGATGGAGATTGTCTGGATCCACACCTGCTTGAAGAG CTCGCTATAAAAGAAGGTAGAAAGAAGGAGTCAATCCAGCAGCCCAGGTTTGATTACTACAACATGGACGGAGATGACGATGACGACATCGACCTCAGAGATGACGAGCTTTCTCACATTGTAGAGATCTATGACTTCCCTGTGGAGTTTAAGACAGAGGACCTCCTCAAGTTATTTCAGTGCTACCA acagaGAGGCTTTGACATCAAGTGGATTGATGAATCACACGCCCTGGGCCTCTTCTCAAGCCCCATAGCAG CCCGCGAAGCTTTAAGATCCAAACATCCGCTGATGAAATTGCGACCGCTCTCCAAATCCTCCTCTGCCACGAAGGCCAAAGCCCGAAGCTGTTCAG ACTACCTCTTGCCTGCTAAAGAGAGACCTCAGACGAGTGCGGCGCTGGCTCGCAAGCTTGTGATCGGTGCCCTCGGTGTCAAGAGCAACCTTACAAAGGAGCAGCGCGAGGCCGAGAGGAGGAAACTGCAGGAGGCGAGAG AACAAAAGCGCCTGGCAGCCAAACAGAAGGAAGATGCTTGGGAGGGAAAGTGA
- the zfyve27 gene encoding protrudin isoform X2 — protein sequence MTMHSVSQDSSQGAGEGGELVHTLSKETPGSPDASELGSPRCTPNFDLFNMVVSYKRMALFLEPVADAVELTRFLLGWKMPVCSLLVCVFLNVFFCTVNEVGWFTVGVMALCVPAALGYLQDRCGGRASEAELQRRRFHAVHRRDLQTVDLSKQEAMLEVKDLLKHLDDMLSSACLSAEAIYKVLYWDNHSKSSRFYGGMLMLVCLIYTAPVGWVLAGLNSAIFLWNRDFCRVLLDLRKLFHMGQAQASEGASEEQDQGNLLDRTPTPTSLEDLSPGSVEEAEEAEPDDEFKDAIEEHSISLQEDDDGPLGAPEYDTISENGLLSRNEPIRSKVSKLTEKLRKRYPTTSTGNCSSCNAVFSVLKKRRNCSNCGNSFCSRCCSFKVLRSCMGATAPEAQRETVFVCAACNSSLIKLQ from the exons ATGACAATGCACAGTGTGTCCCAGGACTCCTCACAGGGTGCAGGAGAAGGGGGGGAACTGGTGCACACATTATCTAAAGAGACCCCCGGGTCCCCAGATGCCTCTGAGTTGGGGAGCCCGCGCTGTACTCCAAACTTTGACCTCTTCAACATGGTGGTGTCCTATAAGAGGATGGCTCTGTTTCTAGAGCCAGTTGCAGATGCAGTGGAGCTGACCCGCTTCCTGCtcgg aTGGAAGATGCCCGTGTGCTCTCTGCtcgtctgtgtgtttctcaatGTCTTCTTCTGCACCGTTAATGAAG TGGGTTGGTTCACAGTGGGTGTGATGGCTCTGTGTGTGCCAGCTGCCCTGGGTTACCTGCAGGACAGGTGTGGGGGCAGAGCCTCAGAAGCTGAGCTCCAGAGGAGGCGTTTCCACGCCGTGCACCGCAGAGACCTGCAGACCGTTGATCTCAGCAAACAGGAGGCCATGCTGGAAGTCAAAGACCT gtTGAAGCACCTGGACGACATGCtgtcctctgcctgcctgtcagcAGAGGCTATTTACAAGGTCCTATACTGGGATAATCACAGCAAGTCATCAAG GTTCTATGGAGGGATGTTAATGTTGGTGTGTCTGATCTACACGGCTCCTGTGGGGTGGGTGCTCGCTGGGCTCAACAGCGCCATCTTCCTGTGGAACAGAGACTTCTGTAGAG TTTTGTTGGACCTGAGGAAGCTGTTCCACATGGGCCAGGCCCAGGCCTCAGAGGGGGCGAGTGAAGAACAGGACCAGGGCAACTTGTTGGACAGGACGCCCACACCAACTAGTCtggag GACCTGTCTCCTGGCAGTGTGGAGGAAGCTGAGGAAGCCGAGCCTGATGATGAATTCAAGGATGCCATTGAG GAGCATTCAATATCCCTGCAG gAGGATGATGACGGGCCTCTCGGAGCTCCCGAGTATGACACCATCTCTGAAAATGGACTGTTGAGCCGCAACGAACCAATACGCAGCAAGGTGTCCAAACTGACGGAGAAACTGCGTAAACGCTACCCCACCACCAGCACAG GAAACTGCTCGAGCTGCAATGCCGTCTTCTCCGTGCTGAAGAAAAGG AGGAACTGCAGTAACTGTGGCAACAGCTTCTGCTCCCGATGCTGCTCCTTCAAGGTGCTGAGATCTTGCATGGGGGCAACAG ctccagaggcccagagagagactgtgtttgtttgtgctgcctGTAATTCGTCTCTCATCAAGCTGCAATGA
- the crtac1a gene encoding cartilage acidic protein 1a isoform X1: protein MWGSGFLLVLVGLLHHHTLAQSSEPMLQVITQTVLPPDSLHNPTQLNYGMAVTDVDGDGDLEVVVAGYNGPNLVLKYDRTQNRLVNIAIDDSNSPYYALRDQAGNAIGVTACDVDGDGREEIYFLNTNNAFSGRATYSDKLFKFRNGRFEDLLSDELNVRRGVANGMAGRSVACVDRKGTGRYSVYVANYASGNVGPHALLEMDEAASDVTRGIVALSDVAAEAGVNKFTGGRGVVVGPILSQSRSDVFCDNENGPNFLFKNNGDGTFVNVARQSGVEDQYQHGRGVALADFNGDGRTDIVYGNWNGPHRLFLQGSDSKFRNIAAGGFAAPSPIRTVIAADFDNDKELDVFFNNIAYRGNAPNRLFRVSRRADADPLIQELNVGDAAEPQGRGTGGTVTDFDGDGQLDLLLAHGESAQQPISVFKVTQGSSNNWLRVIPRTQFGSFARGAKVTAFTSQSGAHTRIIDGGSGYLCEMEPVAHFGLGNDEVKVLEVSWPDGSSFTRTLQPGEMNSVVEVAYPQQGERAALANDTQCGKGFTVQDGRCAGL, encoded by the exons ATGTGGGGTTCAGGTTTTTTGCTTGTCCTGGTTGGACTCTTACATCATCACACCCTCGCCCAGAGCTCGGAGCCCATGCTTCAGGTTATAACACAAACAGTGCTTCCTCCTGACAGTCTGCACAACCCCACACAACTCAACTATGGGATGGCTGTGACCGATGTGGATGGTGATGGCGACCTGGAGGTGGTTGTGGCAGG GTACAATGGGCCCAACCTGGTGCTGAAGTACGATCGCACTCAAAACAGACTGGTAAACATTGCTATTGACGACAGTAACTCTCCATACTACGCCCTGAGGGACCAAGCAGGAAATGCTATTGGAGTTACAGCCTGCGATGTGGATGGAGATGGACGTGAGGAGATCTACTTCCTCAACACAAACAATGCTTTTTCTG GACGGGCAACTTATTCAGACAAGCTTTTCAAGTTTCGGAACGGCCGGTTTGAAGATCTTCTGAGCGACGAGCTCAATGTGCGTCGTGGCGTCGCTAATGGCATGGCAGGACGCTCGGTGGCATGTGTTGATAGAAAG GGAACAGGCCGTTACTCAGTCTATGTAGCCAACTATGCCAGTGGCAACGTCGGCCCCCACGCTCTGTTAGAAATGGATGAGGCGGCCAGTGACGTGACCAGGGGCATTGTCGCTCTATCGGACGTGGCTGCAGAGGCCGGGGTCAACAAGTTCACAG GTGGGCGCGGTGTGGTGGTTGGCCCGATCCTGAGCCAGTCGAGGTCAGATGTGTTCTGTGACAACGAGAACGGACCCAACTTCTTGTTTAAGAATAATGGAGATGGGACTTTTGTTAATGTGGCCAGACAGTCTG GTGTGGAGGACCAATACCAGCATGGCCGAGGAGTAGCACTGGCTGACTTCAATGGTGATGGCAGGACGGACATCGTCTATGGCAACTGGAACGGCCCACATAGACTTTTCCTGCAGGGCAGCGACTCCAAATTCCGG AACATAGCTGCTGGAGGATTTGCTGCTCCCTCGCCCATTCGCACAGTCATTGCTGCCGACTTTGACAACGACAAGGAGCTGGACGTGTTTTTCAACAACATTGCTTACAGAGGCAACGCCCCGAACAGGCTTTTCAG ggtgTCGAGGAGAGCCGATGCAGACCCTTTGATCCAGGAGCTGAATGTGGGCGATGCTGCCGAGCCACAGGGGCGAGGAACAG GTGGCACTGTCACCGACTTTGATGGGGACGGACAGCTGGACCTGCTGCTGGCACATGGAGAGAGTGCCCAGCAGCCAATCTCTGTCTTCAAGgtcacacag GGCTCGTCCAACAACTGGCTGCGGGTCATCCCTCGCACCCAGTTTGGCTCTTTTGCGCGGGGGGCCAAAGTGACGGCCTTCACCAGTCAGAGTGGAGCTCACACACGCATCATTGACGGAGGCTCGGGGTACCTGTGTGAGATGGAGCCTGTCGCACACTTTGGTTTAG GAAATGACGAGGTGAAGGTGCTGGAGGTCTCCTGGCCAGATGGCAGCTCCTTCACTCGAACCCTTCAGCCTGGTGAAATGAATTCAGTGGTGGAAGTCGCCTATCCCCAACAAGGGGAAAGGGCTGCGCTTGCCAATGACACGCAG TGTGGTAAAGGTTTTACTGTCCAGGATGGCCGCTGTGCAG GTCTGTGA
- the crtac1a gene encoding cartilage acidic protein 1a isoform X2: MWGSGFLLVLVGLLHHHTLAQSSEPMLQVITQTVLPPDSLHNPTQLNYGMAVTDVDGDGDLEVVVAGYNGPNLVLKYDRTQNRLVNIAIDDSNSPYYALRDQAGNAIGVTACDVDGDGREEIYFLNTNNAFSGRATYSDKLFKFRNGRFEDLLSDELNVRRGVANGMAGRSVACVDRKGTGRYSVYVANYASGNVGPHALLEMDEAASDVTRGIVALSDVAAEAGVNKFTGGRGVVVGPILSQSRSDVFCDNENGPNFLFKNNGDGTFVNVARQSGVEDQYQHGRGVALADFNGDGRTDIVYGNWNGPHRLFLQGSDSKFRNIAAGGFAAPSPIRTVIAADFDNDKELDVFFNNIAYRGNAPNRLFRVSRRADADPLIQELNVGDAAEPQGRGTGGTVTDFDGDGQLDLLLAHGESAQQPISVFKVTQGSSNNWLRVIPRTQFGSFARGAKVTAFTSQSGAHTRIIDGGSGYLCEMEPVAHFGLGNVEVKVLEVSWPDGSSFTRTLQPGEMNSVVEVAYPQQGERAALANDTQCGKGFTVQDGRCAGL, from the exons ATGTGGGGTTCAGGTTTTTTGCTTGTCCTGGTTGGACTCTTACATCATCACACCCTCGCCCAGAGCTCGGAGCCCATGCTTCAGGTTATAACACAAACAGTGCTTCCTCCTGACAGTCTGCACAACCCCACACAACTCAACTATGGGATGGCTGTGACCGATGTGGATGGTGATGGCGACCTGGAGGTGGTTGTGGCAGG GTACAATGGGCCCAACCTGGTGCTGAAGTACGATCGCACTCAAAACAGACTGGTAAACATTGCTATTGACGACAGTAACTCTCCATACTACGCCCTGAGGGACCAAGCAGGAAATGCTATTGGAGTTACAGCCTGCGATGTGGATGGAGATGGACGTGAGGAGATCTACTTCCTCAACACAAACAATGCTTTTTCTG GACGGGCAACTTATTCAGACAAGCTTTTCAAGTTTCGGAACGGCCGGTTTGAAGATCTTCTGAGCGACGAGCTCAATGTGCGTCGTGGCGTCGCTAATGGCATGGCAGGACGCTCGGTGGCATGTGTTGATAGAAAG GGAACAGGCCGTTACTCAGTCTATGTAGCCAACTATGCCAGTGGCAACGTCGGCCCCCACGCTCTGTTAGAAATGGATGAGGCGGCCAGTGACGTGACCAGGGGCATTGTCGCTCTATCGGACGTGGCTGCAGAGGCCGGGGTCAACAAGTTCACAG GTGGGCGCGGTGTGGTGGTTGGCCCGATCCTGAGCCAGTCGAGGTCAGATGTGTTCTGTGACAACGAGAACGGACCCAACTTCTTGTTTAAGAATAATGGAGATGGGACTTTTGTTAATGTGGCCAGACAGTCTG GTGTGGAGGACCAATACCAGCATGGCCGAGGAGTAGCACTGGCTGACTTCAATGGTGATGGCAGGACGGACATCGTCTATGGCAACTGGAACGGCCCACATAGACTTTTCCTGCAGGGCAGCGACTCCAAATTCCGG AACATAGCTGCTGGAGGATTTGCTGCTCCCTCGCCCATTCGCACAGTCATTGCTGCCGACTTTGACAACGACAAGGAGCTGGACGTGTTTTTCAACAACATTGCTTACAGAGGCAACGCCCCGAACAGGCTTTTCAG ggtgTCGAGGAGAGCCGATGCAGACCCTTTGATCCAGGAGCTGAATGTGGGCGATGCTGCCGAGCCACAGGGGCGAGGAACAG GTGGCACTGTCACCGACTTTGATGGGGACGGACAGCTGGACCTGCTGCTGGCACATGGAGAGAGTGCCCAGCAGCCAATCTCTGTCTTCAAGgtcacacag GGCTCGTCCAACAACTGGCTGCGGGTCATCCCTCGCACCCAGTTTGGCTCTTTTGCGCGGGGGGCCAAAGTGACGGCCTTCACCAGTCAGAGTGGAGCTCACACACGCATCATTGACGGAGGCTCGGGGTACCTGTGTGAGATGGAGCCTGTCGCACACTTTGGTTTAGGTAACGTT GAGGTGAAGGTGCTGGAGGTCTCCTGGCCAGATGGCAGCTCCTTCACTCGAACCCTTCAGCCTGGTGAAATGAATTCAGTGGTGGAAGTCGCCTATCCCCAACAAGGGGAAAGGGCTGCGCTTGCCAATGACACGCAG TGTGGTAAAGGTTTTACTGTCCAGGATGGCCGCTGTGCAG GTCTGTGA
- the zfyve27 gene encoding protrudin isoform X3, whose translation MTMHSVSQDSSQGAGEGGELVHTLSKETPGSPDASELGSPRCTPNFDLFNMVVSYKRMALFLEPVADAVELTRFLLGWKMPVCSLLVCVFLNVFFCTVNEVGWFTVGVMALCVPAALGYLQDRCGGRASEAELQRRRFHAVHRRDLQTVDLSKQEAMLEVKDLLKHLDDMLSSACLSAEAIYKVLYWDNHSKSSRFYGGMLMLVCLIYTAPVGWVLAGLNSAIFLWNRDFCRVLLDLRKLFHMGQAQASEGASEEQDQGNLLDRTPTPTSLEDLSPGSVEEAEEAEPDDEFKDAIEETPLVLVEDDDGPLGAPEYDTISENGLLSRNEPIRSKVSKLTEKLRKRYPTTSTGNCSSCNAVFSVLKKRRNCSNCGNSFCSRCCSFKVLRSCMGATAPEAQRETVFVCAACNSSLIKLQ comes from the exons ATGACAATGCACAGTGTGTCCCAGGACTCCTCACAGGGTGCAGGAGAAGGGGGGGAACTGGTGCACACATTATCTAAAGAGACCCCCGGGTCCCCAGATGCCTCTGAGTTGGGGAGCCCGCGCTGTACTCCAAACTTTGACCTCTTCAACATGGTGGTGTCCTATAAGAGGATGGCTCTGTTTCTAGAGCCAGTTGCAGATGCAGTGGAGCTGACCCGCTTCCTGCtcgg aTGGAAGATGCCCGTGTGCTCTCTGCtcgtctgtgtgtttctcaatGTCTTCTTCTGCACCGTTAATGAAG TGGGTTGGTTCACAGTGGGTGTGATGGCTCTGTGTGTGCCAGCTGCCCTGGGTTACCTGCAGGACAGGTGTGGGGGCAGAGCCTCAGAAGCTGAGCTCCAGAGGAGGCGTTTCCACGCCGTGCACCGCAGAGACCTGCAGACCGTTGATCTCAGCAAACAGGAGGCCATGCTGGAAGTCAAAGACCT gtTGAAGCACCTGGACGACATGCtgtcctctgcctgcctgtcagcAGAGGCTATTTACAAGGTCCTATACTGGGATAATCACAGCAAGTCATCAAG GTTCTATGGAGGGATGTTAATGTTGGTGTGTCTGATCTACACGGCTCCTGTGGGGTGGGTGCTCGCTGGGCTCAACAGCGCCATCTTCCTGTGGAACAGAGACTTCTGTAGAG TTTTGTTGGACCTGAGGAAGCTGTTCCACATGGGCCAGGCCCAGGCCTCAGAGGGGGCGAGTGAAGAACAGGACCAGGGCAACTTGTTGGACAGGACGCCCACACCAACTAGTCtggag GACCTGTCTCCTGGCAGTGTGGAGGAAGCTGAGGAAGCCGAGCCTGATGATGAATTCAAGGATGCCATTGAG GAAACCCCTCTGGTCTTAGTG gAGGATGATGACGGGCCTCTCGGAGCTCCCGAGTATGACACCATCTCTGAAAATGGACTGTTGAGCCGCAACGAACCAATACGCAGCAAGGTGTCCAAACTGACGGAGAAACTGCGTAAACGCTACCCCACCACCAGCACAG GAAACTGCTCGAGCTGCAATGCCGTCTTCTCCGTGCTGAAGAAAAGG AGGAACTGCAGTAACTGTGGCAACAGCTTCTGCTCCCGATGCTGCTCCTTCAAGGTGCTGAGATCTTGCATGGGGGCAACAG ctccagaggcccagagagagactgtgtttgtttgtgctgcctGTAATTCGTCTCTCATCAAGCTGCAATGA
- the zfyve27 gene encoding protrudin isoform X1 encodes MTMHSVSQDSSQGAGEGGELVHTLSKETPGSPDASELGSPRCTPNFDLFNMVVSYKRMALFLEPVADAVELTRFLLGWKMPVCSLLVCVFLNVFFCTVNEVGWFTVGVMALCVPAALGYLQDRCGGRASEAELQRRRFHAVHRRDLQTVDLSKQEAMLEVKDLLKHLDDMLSSACLSAEAIYKVLYWDNHSKSSRFYGGMLMLVCLIYTAPVGWVLAGLNSAIFLWNRDFCRVLLDLRKLFHMGQAQASEGASEEQDQGNLLDRTPTPTSLEDLSPGSVEEAEEAEPDDEFKDAIEEHSISLQETPLVLVEDDDGPLGAPEYDTISENGLLSRNEPIRSKVSKLTEKLRKRYPTTSTGNCSSCNAVFSVLKKRRNCSNCGNSFCSRCCSFKVLRSCMGATAPEAQRETVFVCAACNSSLIKLQ; translated from the exons ATGACAATGCACAGTGTGTCCCAGGACTCCTCACAGGGTGCAGGAGAAGGGGGGGAACTGGTGCACACATTATCTAAAGAGACCCCCGGGTCCCCAGATGCCTCTGAGTTGGGGAGCCCGCGCTGTACTCCAAACTTTGACCTCTTCAACATGGTGGTGTCCTATAAGAGGATGGCTCTGTTTCTAGAGCCAGTTGCAGATGCAGTGGAGCTGACCCGCTTCCTGCtcgg aTGGAAGATGCCCGTGTGCTCTCTGCtcgtctgtgtgtttctcaatGTCTTCTTCTGCACCGTTAATGAAG TGGGTTGGTTCACAGTGGGTGTGATGGCTCTGTGTGTGCCAGCTGCCCTGGGTTACCTGCAGGACAGGTGTGGGGGCAGAGCCTCAGAAGCTGAGCTCCAGAGGAGGCGTTTCCACGCCGTGCACCGCAGAGACCTGCAGACCGTTGATCTCAGCAAACAGGAGGCCATGCTGGAAGTCAAAGACCT gtTGAAGCACCTGGACGACATGCtgtcctctgcctgcctgtcagcAGAGGCTATTTACAAGGTCCTATACTGGGATAATCACAGCAAGTCATCAAG GTTCTATGGAGGGATGTTAATGTTGGTGTGTCTGATCTACACGGCTCCTGTGGGGTGGGTGCTCGCTGGGCTCAACAGCGCCATCTTCCTGTGGAACAGAGACTTCTGTAGAG TTTTGTTGGACCTGAGGAAGCTGTTCCACATGGGCCAGGCCCAGGCCTCAGAGGGGGCGAGTGAAGAACAGGACCAGGGCAACTTGTTGGACAGGACGCCCACACCAACTAGTCtggag GACCTGTCTCCTGGCAGTGTGGAGGAAGCTGAGGAAGCCGAGCCTGATGATGAATTCAAGGATGCCATTGAG GAGCATTCAATATCCCTGCAG GAAACCCCTCTGGTCTTAGTG gAGGATGATGACGGGCCTCTCGGAGCTCCCGAGTATGACACCATCTCTGAAAATGGACTGTTGAGCCGCAACGAACCAATACGCAGCAAGGTGTCCAAACTGACGGAGAAACTGCGTAAACGCTACCCCACCACCAGCACAG GAAACTGCTCGAGCTGCAATGCCGTCTTCTCCGTGCTGAAGAAAAGG AGGAACTGCAGTAACTGTGGCAACAGCTTCTGCTCCCGATGCTGCTCCTTCAAGGTGCTGAGATCTTGCATGGGGGCAACAG ctccagaggcccagagagagactgtgtttgtttgtgctgcctGTAATTCGTCTCTCATCAAGCTGCAATGA